CATTGTCACATGCCTTAAACTTGCCTAAATGTCTATTTTTATTAAAGCCCCAGCAGCCAGAGTCTGCAGTAGTGTGTGTGACACttacatttgtgtgagtgtgtgtgtgttttttctatatCCGACGAAGGCCTCGTtagctgaaagctcattttctgagagtgtttttgttgtgcctatctgctacccAGCATATCTGCCATATGGTGAcgagcaactatccttttcgtaatattcttacattccatcctggattttccattgttgcattTTCATGCATGAAGCATCAGCTTTTCCTATCGCACTATCTACTTCACAATAGCAAAATTGTTTTCTTTACAATCATATACATTTAATTTATAGAAAATTTATCTCATGTTTACATTGCAGCCTTTTTATGGCGTCTTAATAATATCTGATACAAATGAATTATTCCATAACACTAAGAGTGATATGATATATGGTGAAAAAACAAGCCATGTCTTATCCAGGGATTGGATAACAGAAAATGTGGGAACACTTTTTTTCTTTATGTGTGCGTTGTTCATCTTTTAACCTGTCTTCGAGGCACTACCCAATctattcaactgctgttccaagtcatcTGCTACatctgatagaattacaaagtTTTCATAGCTTCTCCTTGACCTTTAATTGCATACATTTAATTTCTTAAAGGTCACTCTGTGTCATTTGTAATTGTTAGGTTGTGATAGTTTTATGACACTCAGACAATTTTATTGACTGACACACATTGTTAGTGGCCCCTCTACTGCAATCGTAACTACTGTTTTTATGTTAGCtgcattgtttgtttgtttgtttgtttgtatgcacataGTTCTCAGCAAAACTTCTTTTTTTCAGATGTATGTGTGTACCAGGGCTGCATTAATTAGTGTTACACTAATTGTTTGTTACCAAGATACCAGTCAGCTACCTGACAGGTAATTCTCGTTTGCTTCAGTTTCTTCCAGAAGGTGCGAGTCACGTGAAGGCACTTCCCACACGCCGATCCATCGCAGCTCAAGAGCTGGAGAAACGAATTAGACGCAAAAAATGGGAGATGAAACTAATCGcttttctgttggacaacagtctCTACCTCGTGTGGTGCCACCTGGATTACTATATGTTGCGTGCTATACCTCGGTCACGTTTTGGGGATTCTACATCTGGTAATGCTATGAACAACAGCATACACTCCAAAGCTAAtttaattaaattagaaaatgtttTATCACATTGACATTTGCAGGTGTGCTGTCAACTCTTAGTGAAATGTCGTGGCAAATTTCTGCCGATGATGTAAGCAACCTGAAACAGAGTTTGGTCTCGGTATTCAATGACAGCTTCAGCAAACAGCTGATTGAAACAAAGAAGGTATGTAACACCTCAGCAGCTTCAATTAATTCTGTAGAAACCATTCCCAAGAGTTTTGAAGGTTCTGTCTGGGTACATTTTGTATGCATGGGGAAATTACCAATTACCTTTTCTGACAGTAAAAGTGCTTGTCATTAGTTGTAACAAAAAATATATTGACAGAGAAACTAGCAGTAAGAACTTTCTTACTTTATCTCTttcagaaatgatgatgatgatgatgatgatgatgatggtaataatAATATGTTTCATTGCAGAAAGTAATGTAAGACATACACAATTTTAGACACTGTGTGAGAGCAGACAgatcaataaataattttacagagCTTAATCTTGACTGGAAAATATTGCTGTCCGAGGTTAAGGTTTAAGGATCTGCCGTTCCTTTCCGTGTATGCTGTGGCTGCCTTTGACGTGTCCCCGTCGGTCTTTCCCATAGTGTGTACTTGTGCTACCTGCTAAACCCTCGAGTTGTGTTGACACAGTGCCATTCGTATACTGGTGTGTTGCGCGGATGCCTGCTTCTGTCCAATTCGCCCTGTAGATCTTTGAAGTTCTGGTTGTTCAGTTAGAGTACTTTTGGATGTATGCTGTTGCAATGCCATCTTGGTATTTTTTACTTTATCTTGCTCTCTCTTCTTTATGATTGGCATTTGGAAGTTGTTTTTTTATATTGCATCCCTCTATATGGGTGGAGCACATTTCAGTTTTATTAAGAAATTTACAGTTTAATATGCTTGGCCAGGGGAAGGTATTGTAGAGATAGTGATAGTGACAGTGACAATGAGAATTGTCAGTATTTAAAATAGTTATAACACTAGCCTGTTACGTGTCACCCTTCCCCACCGAACctttagtcctgtcacgggaaaagccacgtataacactatctTGCCACGTATAATGCACAAGCATAGCACGAAACAAGCTCTGAGAGGATTTTGAATTTTGACCGCACATGTATCTAATGGACGAGGGTATcgactgtaattttgaatatagtgaaattaacagaaaaactaaatggACTTTAACCTAGGGaattaatgaaagtggtaaaattcaTATGTGAGTGAAAAAATGaatggtcgccagcccaattaggcacattaatttggaaatatatttttaagaaaattgaaCATTGGTTATTAAAGTTAGGTTTGTTGGCGTTTCCCTTTGAATAACACACAGGATATAAActgacacagggcactctgagctgtgtgtgtagcagcagttatcaatcacacgcgcgcgcgcacacacacacataaatatatataatatcataaataaactgtttataCTCCTCTGCATATGTCAATTTTCCTTAGTAGCAGTAATagtccaattatctttctaatatgtggagaatatggtggggacccataaactagtatagtgtcACCAGTCATACTTTATGACTATTCCAGCaaaaaaaagactaattcaaacaaagctaatccttcacttcacttggagtagttcataatttactttgcaagacaaaAAAATTCAACACCGAGCTAAATTAATTTCAAAAAAGAAgccattcatgatagaaatcaaaactccactatttttaaaatgagcttaacttatttaGCTTGTTTTGCCACCTGTGAAGCGGGTAtgttagacagtaacatttacagaaTCTGACACTGTATTCCTGCAAAACTAAACTTTGCAATAAACTAAGAGTACATTAgcaaaatcctatttaatttcacttttgtggttttaactttaacttttgctactccttttacatttgacaaaaaataaataaataaat
This DNA window, taken from Schistocerca piceifrons isolate TAMUIC-IGC-003096 chromosome 4, iqSchPice1.1, whole genome shotgun sequence, encodes the following:
- the LOC124795178 gene encoding nuclear pore complex protein Nup205-like codes for the protein MQESCKTLEKEVSPSLGVMVYQLVQTVSYQQKEAAALELLVRQKNSLSSMSGAELKQFLPEGASHVKALPTRRSIAAQELEKRIRRKKWEMKLIAFLLDNSLYLVWCHLDYYMLRAIPRSRFGDSTSGVLSTLSEMSWQISADDVSNLKQSLVSVFNDSFSKQLIETKKDHSAIERGFVEAMLRRIKRLIQFAPVK